Proteins co-encoded in one Flavivirga eckloniae genomic window:
- a CDS encoding S41 family peptidase, which yields MKVPIFKKEMIITTTIKMSLCLLLFFCFACKSDDNGTFIPHKDLLHGFWFVADKGYVIELAENKNVIYNISSAGCTVLDNDFNIEESGIELKVVNANELTGVSQMSLSNLKLTRLQDLNAICLPDQISKTEDPKINFEHFWSFFNDYYAFFDLRGVNWSTYKNYGNQITKDNFYDVLEDLVLLFEDGHVSISDDKNDIDIESGIPVLIERLNVNLSGDLIIESEEDLGVILGQKATTIVEKYLEGTFEEDKEWNMLWGTINNDIMYLNILGMSGYGTELSNELSSLNLALDDVMNAIKDSGISKLIIDIRTNQGGFDKVSSDIAARFVDHERNVFSKKARLGNSFTEDQIISLGPKGDFQFTGDIVLLTSPLTASAAEIFTLYVKDLPYVTIVGEHTNGGFSDILTHVLPNGAEIGLSNEVYSDTKGVVYEGIGIGPAAENKIPFLSNDDFINEKDSGIERAIELLNK from the coding sequence ATGAAAGTACCTATTTTTAAGAAAGAAATGATTATAACAACAACAATAAAAATGTCCTTATGCCTGTTATTGTTTTTTTGTTTTGCCTGTAAATCGGATGATAATGGCACATTTATACCTCATAAAGACCTATTACATGGATTTTGGTTCGTGGCAGACAAAGGTTATGTTATTGAATTAGCAGAAAATAAAAACGTTATCTATAATATTTCCTCAGCTGGATGTACAGTTCTGGATAATGATTTCAATATAGAAGAATCTGGTATAGAACTAAAGGTTGTAAATGCTAACGAACTTACCGGGGTTTCTCAAATGTCACTTTCTAATCTAAAACTTACCCGATTACAAGACTTAAATGCTATTTGTCTTCCAGACCAAATTTCTAAGACGGAAGATCCAAAAATTAATTTTGAACATTTTTGGAGTTTTTTTAATGATTATTATGCCTTTTTTGACTTACGAGGTGTGAACTGGTCGACCTATAAAAATTATGGTAATCAGATTACAAAAGATAATTTTTATGATGTTTTAGAAGATTTAGTTCTATTATTTGAGGATGGCCACGTAAGTATCAGTGACGACAAAAATGATATCGATATTGAATCAGGAATACCTGTTTTAATTGAACGTTTGAATGTTAATCTGAGTGGAGACCTCATTATAGAGAGTGAAGAAGACCTTGGCGTTATTTTAGGTCAAAAAGCAACAACCATTGTAGAAAAATACCTTGAAGGAACGTTTGAAGAAGATAAAGAATGGAATATGCTATGGGGAACTATAAACAATGATATAATGTATTTAAATATTTTAGGAATGAGCGGATATGGTACCGAATTGAGTAATGAACTATCTAGTCTCAATTTAGCATTAGATGATGTAATGAATGCCATTAAAGATTCGGGGATCTCTAAGCTGATTATTGATATCCGAACCAATCAAGGAGGCTTTGATAAGGTTTCATCAGATATCGCTGCACGTTTTGTAGATCATGAACGTAACGTATTTTCAAAAAAAGCACGATTAGGAAATAGTTTTACAGAAGATCAAATAATTTCGCTAGGGCCTAAAGGTGATTTTCAGTTTACTGGTGATATTGTACTTCTTACGAGTCCTTTAACTGCTAGTGCTGCCGAAATTTTTACTTTATATGTAAAAGATCTGCCCTATGTTACCATTGTAGGAGAACATACAAATGGTGGTTTTTCAGATATATTAACGCATGTATTGCCCAATGGTGCAGAGATAGGTTTATCTAATGAAGTATATAGCGATACCAAAGGTGTTGTCTATGAAGGAATAGGAATAGGTCCTGCTGCCGAAAATAAGATCCCATTTTTATCTAATGATGATTTTATTAATGAAAAAGATAGTGGTATTGAAAGAGCAATTGAATTGTTGAATAAATAA
- a CDS encoding TonB-dependent receptor, with the protein MKNLVLLFMLFSAVLSAQEKYTVSGVVKEAKNGETAFGASVFLKGSTIGSITNEYGFFSITAPKGTYTLVVSYIGFENMSQEITLDANQKINFEIKEQSTKLDEVVVVAEETERASLKKPEMSVSKLNIKTVKQMPVVLGEVDIVKSLQMLPGVTKNGEGASGFHVRGGAVDQNLVLLDEAIIYNTSHMLGFFSVFNADAIKDIKLYKGGIPARFGGRTSSVLDVRQKDGNSKRLALTGGIGLISSRLAVEGPMFKDKGSFLVAGRSSYVNLFLAAADEENRLGFYDLNLKTNYSLGGNNKLYLSGYFGRDAFKFGSSFKSTYGNISGNLRWNHIFNDRLFSNLSLIYSKYDYDLEITGDEFDWISSINNYNVKYDLKYYASDKFKLDFGVSGIYYDFDPGQVRPTSETSPINPLALDRKKAFESGLYVNAEHKITDKLTAQYGVRVSAFRRLGGQAMADYANGQPVVYNSLLGIYERGTEIGETLYKKGESIKDFSNLEPRASLALQLSEKSSVKAGFSRSAQYIHLLSNTTSVTPLDVWTTSGKYIKPQLSNQYALGYFRNFNDKKYSMEIEGYYKTTDNRIDYIDGSKLIGQNTIETEILNGEARAYGLELLLRKNEGRFTGWISYTVSKAEQRTLGGIAGGPGINNGDWYNSAFDRTHDISITGAYELNDKWTFGGNMVFQTGRPVTYPNGQYQYEGISVASFSPRNSDRLPAYHRLDVSATYRPNRKPNNRWKGEWVFGIYNVYNQKNAASISFTQNEDLGINEATRTAIFGLVPSVTYNFKF; encoded by the coding sequence ATGAAAAATTTAGTATTGCTATTTATGTTATTCTCCGCAGTTTTATCCGCCCAGGAGAAATATACCGTTAGTGGTGTTGTTAAGGAGGCGAAAAACGGAGAAACAGCTTTTGGAGCTTCGGTATTTTTAAAAGGAAGCACTATTGGCTCTATTACTAATGAGTACGGATTCTTTTCAATTACTGCCCCTAAAGGAACTTACACTTTAGTCGTTTCATATATAGGCTTTGAAAATATGAGTCAGGAAATTACTTTGGATGCAAATCAAAAAATAAATTTTGAGATTAAAGAACAATCAACTAAACTAGACGAAGTTGTAGTAGTAGCAGAAGAAACAGAACGTGCCAGTCTTAAGAAACCAGAAATGAGTGTTTCTAAGTTAAACATTAAAACCGTTAAGCAAATGCCGGTGGTTTTAGGAGAGGTTGATATTGTAAAGTCTTTGCAAATGCTTCCGGGTGTTACTAAAAATGGAGAAGGTGCTAGCGGTTTCCATGTAAGAGGAGGAGCGGTAGATCAAAACCTGGTGTTATTGGACGAAGCGATTATATACAATACTTCGCATATGTTAGGATTCTTTTCGGTATTTAACGCAGATGCTATTAAAGACATTAAATTGTATAAAGGTGGTATCCCTGCTCGTTTTGGAGGTAGAACATCGTCTGTATTAGATGTACGTCAAAAGGATGGAAATAGTAAACGCCTTGCTTTAACAGGAGGTATTGGTTTAATTTCCAGTAGACTTGCTGTAGAGGGGCCTATGTTTAAAGATAAAGGCTCGTTTTTAGTAGCAGGTAGAAGCTCTTATGTTAATCTGTTTTTAGCAGCAGCAGATGAAGAGAACAGACTAGGTTTTTACGATTTAAACCTTAAAACCAATTATAGTTTAGGAGGTAATAATAAGTTATACCTTTCCGGCTATTTTGGAAGAGATGCGTTTAAGTTTGGTAGTAGCTTTAAGAGTACTTATGGTAATATCTCAGGAAATTTAAGATGGAATCATATTTTTAATGATCGTTTGTTTTCAAACTTATCTTTAATCTACAGCAAGTATGATTATGATTTGGAAATTACTGGTGACGAATTCGATTGGATTTCATCAATTAATAACTACAATGTAAAATATGATCTTAAATATTATGCAAGCGATAAGTTTAAATTAGATTTTGGAGTTAGTGGTATTTACTACGATTTTGATCCCGGTCAGGTACGTCCTACCTCAGAAACATCACCTATAAATCCTTTGGCGCTAGACAGAAAAAAAGCTTTCGAGAGCGGTTTATATGTTAATGCAGAGCATAAAATAACAGATAAATTAACGGCACAATACGGAGTAAGGGTTAGTGCTTTTAGACGTTTAGGAGGGCAAGCTATGGCAGATTATGCTAATGGACAACCCGTAGTATACAACAGTCTTTTAGGAATTTACGAACGAGGAACCGAAATAGGAGAGACGCTTTATAAAAAAGGAGAGAGCATTAAAGATTTTTCTAATCTGGAGCCGAGAGCATCCTTGGCACTTCAATTAAGTGAAAAATCATCTGTTAAAGCAGGCTTTTCAAGATCGGCTCAATATATCCACTTACTGTCAAATACAACATCGGTAACGCCTTTAGATGTGTGGACTACGAGTGGTAAGTATATCAAACCACAATTGTCGAACCAATATGCCTTAGGTTATTTTAGAAATTTTAATGACAAGAAATACTCTATGGAAATTGAAGGGTATTATAAAACAACAGATAATAGAATAGATTATATAGACGGGTCTAAATTAATTGGTCAGAATACCATTGAAACTGAAATCTTAAACGGAGAAGCCAGAGCTTATGGTCTGGAGTTGTTGTTGCGTAAAAACGAAGGAAGGTTTACAGGATGGATATCGTATACCGTATCTAAAGCAGAACAAAGAACCTTGGGAGGAATAGCGGGAGGACCTGGAATTAATAATGGAGACTGGTATAACTCTGCTTTCGATAGAACACACGATATATCAATTACCGGAGCTTACGAGTTAAATGATAAATGGACTTTTGGAGGTAATATGGTTTTTCAAACAGGAAGGCCGGTAACATATCCTAACGGTCAGTACCAATATGAAGGAATATCTGTAGCAAGTTTTTCTCCAAGAAATTCAGATAGATTACCAGCGTATCACAGGTTAGATGTTTCGGCAACATACAGACCCAACAGAAAACCGAATAATAGATGGAAAGGGGAATGGGTTTTTGGAATTTATAATGTATATAATCAAAAAAATGCAGCTTCAATTTCGTTTACTCAAAATGAGGATTTAGGTATTAATGAAGCTACAAGAACAGCTATTTTTGGATTGGTACCATCAGTAACTTACAACTTTAAATTTTAA
- a CDS encoding alpha-L-fucosidase yields the protein MKINKVVIVFGIVAILMGCKDISKNATQESKKETAPLKFEENWESLSKIEIQPEWFKDAKLGIYFHWGVYSVPAFDSEWYPRWMYYPDRGEKWGGEVFAHHQKTYGGVDKFNYHDFIPMFKAEQFDADNWASLFKDAGAKFAGPVAQHHDGFAMWGSKVNPWNSKDMGPKKDITKELFQALGKKNIKTIATFHHSRLGQKYAKDSTNWAGNGPDVGVDSNYPYHPDYITSTTDPKLRKLYGNMEIDEFNQYWLDQIKEVVDDYAPDIIWFDSWLDRIPENYRQQMVAHHFNTAVNRNQEPLVIHKQKDLPLSVSILDVEQGGKTEISEDYWMTDITINLDGAWSHVDDRDYKEPSLVIRNMIDVWSKKGIVLLNISPTAAGVIDQAQRDILKAIGKWIERHEEAVYETRVHATYGYGNANTGKGNHGGQSIVVEYSKNDIRFTTSKDGNTVYTYILGLPEANSDIQLEHVFDSNKTATIKNVSIVGSNAQLKWLRNDETLTITTPQSSDMNEIATVIKLEFK from the coding sequence ATGAAAATAAATAAAGTTGTTATAGTATTTGGAATAGTTGCCATTTTAATGGGCTGTAAGGATATATCCAAAAATGCCACACAAGAATCAAAAAAAGAAACAGCTCCTTTGAAATTTGAGGAAAATTGGGAATCCCTTTCAAAAATAGAAATTCAACCAGAATGGTTTAAAGATGCCAAATTAGGGATCTATTTCCATTGGGGAGTCTATTCTGTACCAGCATTTGATAGCGAATGGTATCCAAGATGGATGTATTATCCAGATCGTGGAGAAAAATGGGGTGGAGAGGTTTTTGCACATCATCAAAAAACATACGGTGGCGTAGATAAATTTAACTATCACGATTTTATTCCCATGTTTAAAGCAGAACAATTTGATGCTGATAATTGGGCAAGCCTATTTAAAGATGCAGGTGCCAAATTTGCGGGACCGGTTGCACAACATCATGACGGTTTTGCTATGTGGGGTAGTAAAGTAAACCCATGGAACTCAAAGGATATGGGACCAAAGAAAGATATTACAAAAGAATTATTTCAAGCCCTTGGTAAAAAAAATATCAAAACCATCGCAACCTTTCACCATTCACGCTTGGGGCAAAAGTATGCCAAAGACTCCACCAATTGGGCTGGAAATGGACCAGATGTTGGCGTAGATAGCAATTATCCATATCATCCAGACTATATTACATCTACCACCGATCCAAAATTGAGAAAACTATATGGAAATATGGAAATTGATGAGTTTAATCAATATTGGCTCGACCAAATCAAGGAGGTCGTTGATGACTATGCTCCAGACATTATCTGGTTTGATTCATGGTTGGATCGTATTCCTGAAAATTACAGACAACAGATGGTTGCCCACCATTTTAATACTGCTGTAAATAGAAATCAAGAACCTTTGGTAATTCACAAACAGAAAGATTTGCCTTTATCCGTAAGTATCTTAGATGTAGAACAAGGCGGCAAAACCGAAATATCTGAAGACTACTGGATGACAGATATCACCATTAACCTTGACGGGGCTTGGAGCCATGTTGATGACAGAGACTACAAAGAACCATCTTTGGTTATTAGGAATATGATTGATGTATGGAGTAAAAAAGGAATTGTTCTTTTAAATATTTCACCAACTGCTGCAGGAGTTATTGATCAAGCACAACGTGATATTCTTAAAGCAATCGGGAAATGGATTGAGCGACATGAAGAAGCTGTTTATGAAACACGTGTGCATGCTACATACGGTTATGGAAATGCTAACACTGGGAAAGGAAATCATGGCGGACAATCAATTGTAGTAGAGTATAGTAAAAATGATATTCGTTTTACGACCTCTAAAGATGGTAATACAGTCTATACCTATATTTTAGGTCTCCCAGAAGCAAATTCAGACATACAACTCGAACATGTCTTCGATTCAAATAAAACAGCAACAATCAAAAATGTTTCCATTGTAGGTAGCAATGCACAATTAAAATGGTTGAGGAATGATGAAACACTTACAATTACTACGCCCCAAAGTTCTGATATGAATGAAATAGCCACCGTTATTAAATTGGAATTTAAATAA
- a CDS encoding DUF4249 domain-containing protein: MKTYFKLIILFLTISLASCDDVIDVDLQNAPSRLVIEASLDWEKGTTGSDQTIKLSKSTPYFDTTTNTGVTNASVIVTNDDNGSEFVFTHQGNGAYTTTEFIPIVGQSYTLEVIHEGETYTANETLTSVVDIEEITQSIDDGFSDEELEVTIYFTDPVEEENYYLFKAHRRGDLLPILEDGDDEFSNGKRIPWWFEKEEDDETDKKEAFQPGDILDISFFGISEGFSNYIGIVIEQSEGVGLFSTTPVPVRGNCVNTVNPDNYAFGYFRLTQVVKTTYTFQ, translated from the coding sequence ATGAAGACATATTTTAAACTAATAATACTCTTTTTAACAATATCGTTAGCATCGTGCGACGATGTTATTGATGTGGATTTACAAAATGCACCAAGCAGATTAGTTATTGAGGCTTCTCTCGATTGGGAAAAAGGAACAACCGGAAGTGATCAAACTATAAAATTAAGTAAGTCGACACCTTACTTTGATACTACAACTAATACTGGTGTTACTAATGCTTCGGTTATAGTTACTAATGATGACAATGGCAGTGAATTTGTCTTCACGCACCAAGGGAATGGAGCATACACAACTACTGAGTTTATCCCTATAGTTGGTCAATCTTATACCTTAGAAGTGATTCATGAAGGAGAAACCTATACAGCGAATGAAACTTTAACATCAGTTGTAGATATTGAAGAGATAACACAGTCTATTGATGATGGTTTTAGTGATGAAGAGTTGGAAGTTACTATTTATTTTACAGACCCTGTGGAAGAAGAGAACTACTATTTGTTTAAGGCCCACAGACGAGGCGATTTGCTACCTATACTGGAAGATGGAGATGATGAATTCTCTAATGGTAAAAGAATTCCTTGGTGGTTTGAAAAGGAAGAAGATGATGAAACAGATAAGAAAGAAGCTTTTCAACCTGGAGATATTTTGGATATTTCTTTTTTTGGTATTTCTGAAGGATTTTCGAACTATATAGGTATTGTTATAGAACAATCTGAAGGAGTTGGTCTTTTTAGTACAACACCAGTACCTGTAAGAGGAAACTGTGTTAATACTGTTAATCCGGATAACTATGCTTTTGGTTATTTTAGGTTAACACAGGTTGTAAAAACAACGTATACATTTCAATAG